A genome region from Alistipes dispar includes the following:
- a CDS encoding MFS transporter gives MTPEQAKRFKYWQTRTILATMVGYALFYFVRKNFSLAMPGLEADLGISKTSLGVFLTLNGLVYGFSRFLNGILADRMNARWYMAVGLGLCALANFAFGFGEDVSYWITGEHTGDRFTNTMILFMGVMWVVNGLLQGTGFPPCARLLTHWIPPVQLATKMSVWNTSHSIGAGLVVILCGYIMGSLGSGPDHVGAWKWCFWIPSAIAFAGAVGLVVFLRDTPTSVGLPELEGTETRGEKSAPKGAEHKAFLMKHVFRNPLIWILGFANFFVYIVRFSVLDWGPSLLSQSKGVSMEHAGWLVAMFEIAGILGMLFSGWATDRWLKGRAHRTCVFCMAGAALFVFAFWQLPSDAPIWLLFATLCAAGFCIYGPQALIGIAAANQATKRAAATANGLTGLFGYASTLVSGVGLGYVAQHYGWSWAYVGILAMAVAGMAVFLLMWGAKADGYGSGVSEA, from the coding sequence ATGACACCGGAACAGGCAAAACGGTTCAAATATTGGCAGACGCGCACCATCCTCGCCACGATGGTGGGCTATGCGCTCTTCTATTTCGTGCGGAAGAACTTTTCGCTGGCCATGCCCGGCCTGGAGGCCGACCTCGGCATTTCGAAGACGAGTCTCGGCGTCTTTCTGACGCTCAACGGGCTCGTCTATGGATTCTCGCGCTTCCTGAACGGCATCCTGGCCGACAGGATGAACGCCCGCTGGTACATGGCCGTCGGCCTGGGGCTCTGCGCACTGGCCAACTTCGCCTTCGGATTCGGCGAGGACGTCTCCTACTGGATCACGGGCGAGCACACCGGCGACCGTTTCACCAATACGATGATCCTCTTCATGGGGGTCATGTGGGTCGTGAACGGCCTGTTGCAGGGAACGGGCTTCCCGCCCTGCGCGCGGCTGCTGACCCATTGGATTCCGCCCGTGCAGCTGGCCACGAAGATGTCCGTGTGGAACACCTCGCACTCGATCGGCGCAGGGCTGGTGGTCATCCTCTGCGGATATATCATGGGATCGCTGGGCAGCGGCCCGGACCATGTCGGCGCATGGAAGTGGTGTTTCTGGATTCCTTCGGCGATCGCCTTCGCGGGCGCTGTCGGTCTGGTGGTCTTTCTGCGCGACACGCCGACGTCGGTGGGTCTTCCCGAACTCGAGGGGACGGAGACCCGCGGCGAAAAGTCCGCTCCGAAGGGGGCCGAGCACAAGGCGTTCCTCATGAAGCACGTCTTCCGCAATCCGCTGATCTGGATTCTGGGATTCGCCAACTTCTTCGTCTATATCGTCCGCTTCTCGGTGCTCGACTGGGGACCGTCGCTGCTGAGCCAGTCGAAGGGCGTCAGCATGGAGCACGCCGGATGGCTCGTGGCCATGTTCGAAATCGCCGGCATTCTGGGCATGCTCTTCTCGGGCTGGGCGACGGACAGGTGGCTGAAGGGACGCGCGCACCGCACCTGCGTCTTCTGCATGGCGGGCGCCGCGCTCTTCGTCTTCGCCTTCTGGCAACTGCCTTCCGACGCGCCGATCTGGCTGCTCTTCGCCACGCTGTGCGCCGCCGGATTCTGCATCTACGGCCCGCAGGCGCTCATCGGCATCGCCGCCGCCAACCAGGCGACCAAGCGGGCCGCCGCCACGGCCAACGGCCTCACGGGGCTGTTCGGCTACGCCTCGACGCTCGTTTCGGGCGTGGGGCTGGGCTATGTGGCGCAGCACTACGGCTGGAGCTGGGCCTATGTCGGCATTTTGGCGATGGCCGTCGCGGGCATGGCGGTTTTCCTGCTGATGTGGGGCGCGAAGGCCGACGGGTACGGTTCCGGGGTGTCGGAGGCCTGA